One genomic segment of Theobroma cacao cultivar B97-61/B2 chromosome 6, Criollo_cocoa_genome_V2, whole genome shotgun sequence includes these proteins:
- the LOC18595302 gene encoding E3 ubiquitin-protein ligase KEG isoform X2, translating to MAEQIKASKQVPSFEYELFEGDPDHLRTVVATPTQTKHWINPASLKLKHRIGRGPFGDVWLATHHQSADEFDEYHEVTVKMLHPLKEEHMQKFVDKFEELFLKCRELQGVCWLHGVSIVNGKICIAMKFYEGSVGDQMARSKGGKLSLPDVLRYGIQLARGLLGLHSMGLLVLNLKPSNFLLNEQNQLFLGDFGIPYLLLGIPLSDSDMVLRLGTPNYMSPEQWEPEVRGPLSLETDIWGFGCSMVEMLTGVQPWFGKSIEEIYHSVVIKKEKPHIPSGLPPAIENVISGCFEYDLRNRPLVSDILLAFESSQTAVNSDGGWIGLGSRPIKEKSVVSGYTTWYLSKDRLQVGDVVRSRSPPNVRKPQTMDIREGTVVGLDNDADKNGFVLVKVPGMHNPLRVQESTLERVTNGLAVGDWVCLKEENNSHSPVGILHLVQRDGTVAVGFIGLETLWIGKSSQLQMAKAYYLGQFVRLKANVFTPRFEWPRKRGGAWATGRISEVLPNGCLVVEFPGRFVLGNEPNRFLADPAEVESVSFDTCPGVVEKYQHVEDFHWAVRPLAIAFALFTAMKLTMSVGCSVSARVKKCRRNGHDGHAGSKSGWRQRIFRDGVTTAGSTR from the exons ATGGCTGAACAGATTAAAGCATCTAAGCAGGTTCCTTCCTTTGAGTATGAGCTTTTTGAAGGAGATCCTGACCACCTTAGGACTGTTGTGGCTACACCTACTCAGACCAAACACTGGATTAATCCTGCCTCGTTGAAACTTAAGCATAGGATAGGGCGAGGCCCTTTTGGTGATGTTTGGCTGGCTACTCATCATCAGTCAGCTGATGAATTTGACGAGTACCATGAAGTTACGGTTAAGATGTTGCATCCATTGAAGGAGGAGCATATGCAAAAGTTTGTTGATAAGTTTGAGGAGTTATTCTTGAAGTGCCGAGAGCTCCAAGGTGTTTGCTGGTTGCATGGTGTCTCTATTGTAAATGGAAAG ATCTGCATTGCAATGAAATTTTACGAAGGATCTGTGGGTGATCAAATGGCTCGGTCAAAAGGAGGCAAGCTTTCCTTGCCTGATGTTTTAAG GTATGGGATCCAATTAGCAAGAGGTCTTCTTGGGTTGCACTCAATGGGGTTGTTGGTGCTCAACCTGAAGCCTTCCAACTTTCTTCTAAACGAACAGAATCAACTATTTCTGGGGGATTTTGGGATCCCATATCTACTTCTTGGGATTCCATTGTCTGACTCTGATATGGTTCTTAGGCTTGGAACCCCTAATTACATGTCTCCAGAACAGTGGGAACCTGAGGTAAGAGGTCCTTTGTCCTTGGAGACTGACATTTGGGGATTTGGGTGTAGCATGGTGGAGATGTTGACTGGTGTTCAGCCATGGTTTGGGAAATCAATTGAAGAAATATATCATTCGGTTGtgattaagaaagaaaaaccacaCATCCCAAGTGGCTTGCCTCCAGCAATTGAGAATGTTATCAGTGGTTGCTTTGAGTATGATCTCAGAAATAGACCATTAGTTTCAGATATTTTACTCGCATTTGAAAG CTCACAAACTGCTGTTAACAGTGATGGAGGATGGATTGGCCTTGGAAGCCGACCAATCAAAGAAAAATCTGTTGTCTCTGGTTACACCACATGGTATCTCTCCAAGGATCGTCTTCAAGTTGGTGACGTGGTTCGCTCAAGAAGCCCTCCAAATGTTCGCAAACCTCAAACCATGGATATTCGTGAAGGAACTGTTGTTGGTTTAGATAATGATGCTGATAAGAATGGCTTTGTTCTAGTGAAAGTTCCTGGAATGCACAACCCTCTGAGAGTACAGGAGTCTACACTTGAGAGAGTCACAAATGGTTTAGCAGTGGGGGACTGGGTGTGCTTGAAAGAGGAAAACAACAGCCACTCCCCTGTGGGAATACTACATTTAGTACAGCGTGATGGAACTGTGGCAGTTGGATTTATAGGATTAGAGACCCTTTGGATAGGGAAGTCTTCCCAGCTTCAAATGGCTAAAGCTTATTATTTGGGGCAATTTGTGAGGCTTAAGGCAAATGTGTTTACTCCTCGGTTTGAATGGCCACGGAAGAGGGGAGGAGCATGGGCCACTGGGAGAATTTCAGAAGTTCTTCCAAATGGGTGTCTTGTTGTAGAGTTTCCAGGTAGATTTGTTCTTGGAAATGAACCCAACAGATTTTTAGCAGATCCTGCTGAAGTAGAATCAGTGTCTTTTGATACTTGTCCTGGTGTGGTGGAGAAATATCAACACGTTGAGGATTTTCATTGGGCTGTCAGGCCGCTAGCAATTGCCTTTGCCCTATTTACAGCCATGAAGCTCACTATGTCTGTTGGATGCAGTGTAAGTGCAAGAGTGAAGAAATGCCGGCGAAATGGTCATGATGGCCATGCTGGCAGTAAATCAGGTTGGAGACAGAGAATCTTCAGAGATGGAGTTACTACTGCTGGTTCCACAAGGTAA
- the LOC18595302 gene encoding E3 ubiquitin-protein ligase KEG isoform X1 — translation MTGQAEDPSSTKYSIFPGVTSDQTLLDLISPRFQVFGSSSSLACPNTPLSFTGGMAEQIKASKQVPSFEYELFEGDPDHLRTVVATPTQTKHWINPASLKLKHRIGRGPFGDVWLATHHQSADEFDEYHEVTVKMLHPLKEEHMQKFVDKFEELFLKCRELQGVCWLHGVSIVNGKICIAMKFYEGSVGDQMARSKGGKLSLPDVLRYGIQLARGLLGLHSMGLLVLNLKPSNFLLNEQNQLFLGDFGIPYLLLGIPLSDSDMVLRLGTPNYMSPEQWEPEVRGPLSLETDIWGFGCSMVEMLTGVQPWFGKSIEEIYHSVVIKKEKPHIPSGLPPAIENVISGCFEYDLRNRPLVSDILLAFESSQTAVNSDGGWIGLGSRPIKEKSVVSGYTTWYLSKDRLQVGDVVRSRSPPNVRKPQTMDIREGTVVGLDNDADKNGFVLVKVPGMHNPLRVQESTLERVTNGLAVGDWVCLKEENNSHSPVGILHLVQRDGTVAVGFIGLETLWIGKSSQLQMAKAYYLGQFVRLKANVFTPRFEWPRKRGGAWATGRISEVLPNGCLVVEFPGRFVLGNEPNRFLADPAEVESVSFDTCPGVVEKYQHVEDFHWAVRPLAIAFALFTAMKLTMSVGCSVSARVKKCRRNGHDGHAGSKSGWRQRIFRDGVTTAGSTR, via the exons TATTTCCAGGTGTGACGAGTGACCAAACTCTCCTCGACCTCATCTCTCCTCGA TTTCAGGTTTTTGGAAGTTCGAGTTCGCTAGCGTGCCCGAACACCCCTTTGTCTTTCACTG GAGGAATGGCTGAACAGATTAAAGCATCTAAGCAGGTTCCTTCCTTTGAGTATGAGCTTTTTGAAGGAGATCCTGACCACCTTAGGACTGTTGTGGCTACACCTACTCAGACCAAACACTGGATTAATCCTGCCTCGTTGAAACTTAAGCATAGGATAGGGCGAGGCCCTTTTGGTGATGTTTGGCTGGCTACTCATCATCAGTCAGCTGATGAATTTGACGAGTACCATGAAGTTACGGTTAAGATGTTGCATCCATTGAAGGAGGAGCATATGCAAAAGTTTGTTGATAAGTTTGAGGAGTTATTCTTGAAGTGCCGAGAGCTCCAAGGTGTTTGCTGGTTGCATGGTGTCTCTATTGTAAATGGAAAG ATCTGCATTGCAATGAAATTTTACGAAGGATCTGTGGGTGATCAAATGGCTCGGTCAAAAGGAGGCAAGCTTTCCTTGCCTGATGTTTTAAG GTATGGGATCCAATTAGCAAGAGGTCTTCTTGGGTTGCACTCAATGGGGTTGTTGGTGCTCAACCTGAAGCCTTCCAACTTTCTTCTAAACGAACAGAATCAACTATTTCTGGGGGATTTTGGGATCCCATATCTACTTCTTGGGATTCCATTGTCTGACTCTGATATGGTTCTTAGGCTTGGAACCCCTAATTACATGTCTCCAGAACAGTGGGAACCTGAGGTAAGAGGTCCTTTGTCCTTGGAGACTGACATTTGGGGATTTGGGTGTAGCATGGTGGAGATGTTGACTGGTGTTCAGCCATGGTTTGGGAAATCAATTGAAGAAATATATCATTCGGTTGtgattaagaaagaaaaaccacaCATCCCAAGTGGCTTGCCTCCAGCAATTGAGAATGTTATCAGTGGTTGCTTTGAGTATGATCTCAGAAATAGACCATTAGTTTCAGATATTTTACTCGCATTTGAAAG CTCACAAACTGCTGTTAACAGTGATGGAGGATGGATTGGCCTTGGAAGCCGACCAATCAAAGAAAAATCTGTTGTCTCTGGTTACACCACATGGTATCTCTCCAAGGATCGTCTTCAAGTTGGTGACGTGGTTCGCTCAAGAAGCCCTCCAAATGTTCGCAAACCTCAAACCATGGATATTCGTGAAGGAACTGTTGTTGGTTTAGATAATGATGCTGATAAGAATGGCTTTGTTCTAGTGAAAGTTCCTGGAATGCACAACCCTCTGAGAGTACAGGAGTCTACACTTGAGAGAGTCACAAATGGTTTAGCAGTGGGGGACTGGGTGTGCTTGAAAGAGGAAAACAACAGCCACTCCCCTGTGGGAATACTACATTTAGTACAGCGTGATGGAACTGTGGCAGTTGGATTTATAGGATTAGAGACCCTTTGGATAGGGAAGTCTTCCCAGCTTCAAATGGCTAAAGCTTATTATTTGGGGCAATTTGTGAGGCTTAAGGCAAATGTGTTTACTCCTCGGTTTGAATGGCCACGGAAGAGGGGAGGAGCATGGGCCACTGGGAGAATTTCAGAAGTTCTTCCAAATGGGTGTCTTGTTGTAGAGTTTCCAGGTAGATTTGTTCTTGGAAATGAACCCAACAGATTTTTAGCAGATCCTGCTGAAGTAGAATCAGTGTCTTTTGATACTTGTCCTGGTGTGGTGGAGAAATATCAACACGTTGAGGATTTTCATTGGGCTGTCAGGCCGCTAGCAATTGCCTTTGCCCTATTTACAGCCATGAAGCTCACTATGTCTGTTGGATGCAGTGTAAGTGCAAGAGTGAAGAAATGCCGGCGAAATGGTCATGATGGCCATGCTGGCAGTAAATCAGGTTGGAGACAGAGAATCTTCAGAGATGGAGTTACTACTGCTGGTTCCACAAGGTAA